The following is a genomic window from Rana temporaria chromosome 7, aRanTem1.1, whole genome shotgun sequence.
agagatcgggaaatgtctgcctggctgtgattagcgcagcgcgggtgccgacttcctggcgggctctgcacgtgttctatgcgaacacgccggagctcatccttactccccACGCACCTCCGACATTGATGCTGAAAGGGTGGAAGAGCGGCGATgcagggggcagagagagatgatgtcatctctgctcgCTCGCTTATCCCTTCCACCCAGCACTAATATCCCGGCCACCCGGCTGTCTCATACCCACAGCCGGCTTTCTCATGCCACCTGCCCACACCCGTGGCCCATCTGTAGTAAGGCCACGGCCTGGTAGTGGGCCGGGGGTTGACGTCCCCTGCCTTAgatcatcctatgcattaaagtggttgtaaaccctgtttgTTGACTTTTATCTAtaagtaagcctagaataaggcttgaaCAAATAAAGAACTCCGTGCTAtggtaatataaatatataaaagaagttactcccctaaagtggtgtgaaaacaactttagcaatgtggggggtgtataataataataagggggcgctaatagtaggtgataagtaaattctagcttgaaacaatatattaactataaggtcaacaatacaatagtgatttaaagtgcaagtgcttatataataacaacataaaaaaataagtgcaaacgggtccaaaaaatgcagcaatggtcactaaataataagcattggtaagtccatgcatcaaatggttgacttgagagtagacaccatcaccacaGAACAGATTTCAAACTGGCACCACCCGGTGAGaggtagaggtaagtgcctacttaccagaccaccatgacccttcgtttgaaaaaaggatcaggtggagctttagtgcagttggtggcctaaggtctgtactggtacctggatgggactggccaggaatggactccaacagaagaaattaccatgaataaaatgaagaaaaacagcccatagtgaagttctgcgatttattgtaaaacagattaaaaacaaaagccaaatggccgcttacttaTACCTACCTATAGggagtggaaatatctcctaaacgtgtgccGTTTACGagatatttctttttttagggcTCCGGTAATGTAAACGGTGCATGTCCTGGGAAGAAACAAAACTCTGTGCCGTTTCTTCCCTATTTTGTGCCGTTACTGGTGGCTCccatgtgcgggagtgatgtcatcgtggctccggccaatcacagtgccagagcTGCGATGCCCGGAAGTAACCTctgggagagatgtctgcggccggagggggagactaGGACAGCTTTGGGggtttcgatctaaggtaagtaattcataatgagctagtatgctagctcACTATGCCTTtgacttgcaggttttttttggggggggggggttaacaggctttacttcctctttaaggtaaaAACGTCTGACAGTGACCGGCCCCCTAGCCCTTCCCTGTTTTACTCGCCTGTGCCCTTTGATCCCTTGTTGGAGACGTGCTTTAGctctctgcctggggttctcaacttttgattggatagatttatagcagcgcagccattggcactCACTGCTGTTAATCAGATCCAATGATGCAGGGCTGAGCCTGGTATTCTGTGTCCATAGATGCAAATTCTGGATTTGGGAGCGCACCTGCAAGATAGCCCCCCGGGAGAAcgcttctcccagggggttaacCGATGCGAGGAGGAGCTGCTGGGGGATCCCAGAAGACGACGAtcgggggccacactgtgcataaCGAACTACacggtgttaattttttttttttttttaaacaagggtttacaaacccttgAAAGTGATTTGTAAAGCTTGCAAAATGTAGTGAAGGAGTCTGCAAaattcttccccccccctccaatctgtgcaagttttgtaaaatataaaaggtaaggtaaatggatacccaacatgtcaagccttCAAATGGGAGCTGACAAGCCCCCCGTGTGATATATTTTCTTTGAGACCCCTCATGTCTCCCCTGCACTCCACTGTGCTCCTGAAGCCAATGGAGCACAAAAAGTGGCATAATACAGCTCACTTCTGGGTTCTTTTGCAGCTAGATGACAATGACCGAAATACCTTGTGAGCATGTAGTGATGCTTTCAACGGCTGTTAGTGAGACTTCCTAAGCTGGGAGAAGAGTAAGGCCATTAATAAATGCACACTGTGGCCTGCTTCTGTAAAGTAACATTCATTGTGTAAACTTCTCTCCACAGCTGCTTCCTTGGCCCGCTCCAACATTCACAAATCAAGTGAGAAGTCATTATGTAGATTGGCGAATGTGGAGAGATGTGAAGAGGAGGAAGATGGCGTATGAATATGCAGATGAAAGACTGAGGATCAATGCTTTGAGGAAAAACATGATCTTGCCCAAGGAGCTTCAGGTACTTTGCggattgcatttgaaaaaattattaCGGTTTCCCCAAATGTTTGATTTACAGATCTGCATGCAGCTCCATTGTTTTAATTGGAGACATTCCTACAGGTGTGTAAACATGCACTGCAGTCAGATCTGTAACCAAAAATCGGCATCTGAAGACATGCACACATATACCATTGATAAAAAGAACCTTATAATTTTTGCtcattaaaaaactgaaaaaaataaaataaaaattatagtcACCTAGGTGGAAGCTGCATCTGCCCCCTGGTGGctctaagaccaagaactgagtgatcaaacacctcTGATTGCTCAGCTATCGGTCTTTGGGTCTCTGAccttccagcgctcactggagtgctgggctgtggaggaggcaggagcagctggctcaggtttctcagcggctcgctgagaggttgagccagctgccagtccaggcatctggATGGTCGGGATCTttgcagagcctggactggctctgtgccATCAGATggctttagcctgctgtcagctgaaaaagttctgcgctcctgtgacccgacctgcacttctgtgatccatagaagtacagACAGAAAAaaggctttggctatacttctcctttttaTTAATCAGTAACATTTTTATGGCTGTCTTACAGCCACGTGAATGAGGCCTAGTGATCTTTCTGCCAGCAAGATCCAGTGTGTAAACTAGTACATCCGTGAAGGGATACACAACAACCATGCAAACTTTGATGGCAGTTTCCTTTGTAGAGCACTCTAGGATCTCTGGCTACTGGGGAGCTCTGTAAAGAttgtgaatatccataccagctgGCCAAGACAGGAGCCAGCCTAAAGCAGACTTTGCAGCTAAAGTGCAAGGTCTGCTATTTAaccgcttgggatccgcgctatagtcaaatgacggctacagcgcggatccgaaaacccaagtggacgtcaattgacgtccgctcctttgctcgttccccgcgcgcagcggggaaattttgtgttggccgtgtcccttggccgtttgcgatgcgatctgtgcggccaatgagagatgatctcatatgtaaaaatatgagatcatctctcattgccggctcacatagagacagcgtcctgtctctggagaggagaccgatctgtgtcccttgtacatagggacacagatcggtcacctcccccagtcaccccccttcacctacagttagaacactatgcagggaatacatttaaccccttcctcaccccctagtgttaacccctccaatgccagtcacatttatacagtaattagtgcatatttatagcactgatcgcagtataaatgtgaatggtgccaaaaatgtgtcaaaagtgtccgatgtgtgtcccataacgtcgcagtcccaaaaaaaaaagcagatcgccgccgtttctagtaaaaaaataaataaataataaaaaataattctgtcccctattttgtaggcgctataacttttgcgcttattgccattttttttttttttttttttaccaaaaatatgtagaataatatgtattggcctaaactgagaatttttttttttttttttaaattggcatatttattatagcaacaagtaaaaaatattgtatttttttcaaaattgtcgctcttttttgtttatagcgcaaaaaaataaaaaccgcacagtcgatcaaataccaccaaaataaagctctacttgtggggggaaaaaaggacgtcaattttgtttgggagccacggcgcatgaccgcgcaattgtcagttaaagcaacgcagtgccggaagctgaaatttcacctgggcaggagggggtatatgtgcccagtaagcaagtggttaaatgcgctTTCTTGCTGAAACCCTGCATAAAaactctttataaaaaaaaaaaaaaaaaaaagacctgcaaggGGAAAATTAGATTTTTAAACCGGAAAGTGAGAGGATATCTTTCATTGGTGACAGCTGTCAAATGAACTGCCCTCCCATTGTATAGATTTTCTCattatgttgtgtgtgtgtgtgtgttttttttttttgtttttttttaagtaatattAAAGTCTTTGTTTTCATTATttgaataacaaacattttatactctcctcctctgtgcagtgggtttgcacagagcagcccaaatcctcctcttcttgagtcgCTTCTGACCCATGACCCCCCTGCCGTgtgcccccccacagcaagcagcttgctatgggggcacctgagccgagctgcagctccctgtgctccaccccctctctcctcattggctcactgactttgacagcggcAGTAGCCAATGGTGCTCTGCTTctgtctcggccaatcaggagggagagtcctggccagccaagtctcttgtgcaacattgctggatcgagagggggatcaggtaagtattagagggggggggggctgctgcacaatgaactatttttatttttttaatcctaatgcatagaatgccttaagataaaaaaaaaacctgactttACAGCCATTTTAAAGACGGTGATGAACAAACTCCCCAACACAGACTTTCTTACTctgtccaaaataaaaaataaaagttgtggCTCTACATGCTTTAAGTATCACAAACTAGTGTCTGTAACAGGTGTGGTtacttttacctttttatttattttttattgcaggaAATAGCAGATAAGGAGATTGCCGCACTGCCCAGGGATAGTTGTCCAGTGAGAATTCGGAACCGTTGCGTTCTCACCTCACGTCCTCGTGGTGTGAAGAGACGTTGGCGACTCAGCAGAATTGTATTCCGCCACTTTGCAGACCACAATATGATTTCTGGTGTTCAGAGGGCCATGTGGTAACGCCTACATCAAGGAGGTTACAGCAGTCATAATAACCATGTATTTGGACATTGCATTTTTCACATTATTGTGACATGGCGTGTTGTAcaacatgtttttatatatattttttttttttctgatcacctaataaaatattaatatactGTGCTTTAAGCAAGCTGCTTgtgtcatattattattatttttttttttgtgtgtattgcaATATTTGTAACTTTGTTACTATCTTGTTTCCTTACATTCAAACTCTCTGGGGCTACATTCATGCTGGCGATTTAAGGTTGGTGTGAATTGTAGCCGTAGTTTTTTCTGTGGCTCTCAGCAGGCAGGTGCGTCTGCCAACCCCATTCACTATTATAACAGGTCGCAGGCGGACGCAGCTATTCGCTGCTCTTTGCGCAGCCAGCAATTACCTGCAGTGATCACTGCTGAACGCACACAGTGTGCTGCGCAGATAGCAACAAATGGCTGcagcctgtcttttttttattttttttattttttttatttttttttacagaaggaaTATTTCTTGATACAATCAAGCGATTACAGGCTTATACAGTACAGGTGGTACAAATCAGAGCATCAAGACATTCTTATTGATATATACAAGTTATACATAGACTCAACATTCCTAAATATTCGGTTAaaggggtaagggggggggggggagtcatatAACCCGCTCAGTACAACAAAAtgtcaggaggggggagggagcagaGAGGATTGCAGCCTGTCATTTTAGTGAATGGGGCCAGCGGCCACACTTGCCTGATGAGAGCCACAGAAGGAACTGCTACAATTTTATAGTGACCCTAATCaccagtgtgaatgtagcctaaaggataactccccccccccccccccccctcaccttccaggacagctacttgagagatgactggctccgccctctacaggaaacctTTCCTCTGACCTTCAGATGTTTTGTGTTTCCAGGAGCAccgacatgttttttttgtttttactaggtctggtaactgtggttggcgaacccccccccttctctggcATCATCCAGTACTAGTTGTGGCCAAGTCCTGGGTGTATTTGTCCCTGTACTTTCTGCCAGAAGGGCTCCCTATTTTGGAGGTACTTGCTTACCTGGTGTAAGTGGTGGCAACTtccttcatgttttttttccccagctctgCCTGGTGGAAGCCTTGTCCTCCTCGGCTTCACCGAGGTGTAACAAAATGGCATCGGAGGACTTCCGGTGCCGCGGCAAGATGGAACAGGAAATCGCTTTCCAGCGCCGTGTTGATAAGGAACACGACATAGTACACTAAGGACATGCTGCCTGGGACAGCCTATTTCTCCGGCCGATCTCCACTCACCGCATGGAGCTTGAGGACAGGCCTGAGGATGGAGCACCCGCTCAGATTGAACCATCGGCAGCCTCTGTTTTTCATACTGCCCCCAAGCTAAGCCCTTGTCTGTGATTATACAGCAGGGGACTTTTTTTGTAGGGACCTTCTTTTCTTATGGTTcttgtttctgctttttttttttttttttttttttttttttttctcctctaggACAGACCGATGAAAAAAGAAATGTGGAAACTGTAGGGCCAGGCTGTCTGATGGatatgaaaaactttttttgtcagCATTGTAATCCAGCTAGGGCTAGTTCAGAGACTACATCTTTGAAACAGTTAATGTCTTCTGTGAAGGAGGTTGTAGCCTCCTTCCGGTCTTTTAATGACAGGGCAGCAGGTCTGGGGCCTTCTTCATCTGGTCCCAGAACTCAAGAGCCTTCGGCCTCAGTTAGACCCCTTCCTAGGTTAAGGTCCGA
Proteins encoded in this region:
- the MRPS14 gene encoding 28S ribosomal protein S14, mitochondrial — protein: MAASLLGCVLRSARQLLPWPAPTFTNQVRSHYVDWRMWRDVKRRKMAYEYADERLRINALRKNMILPKELQEIADKEIAALPRDSCPVRIRNRCVLTSRPRGVKRRWRLSRIVFRHFADHNMISGVQRAMW